A genomic window from Gossypium hirsutum isolate 1008001.06 chromosome D10, Gossypium_hirsutum_v2.1, whole genome shotgun sequence includes:
- the LOC107914740 gene encoding uncharacterized protein isoform X2 has protein sequence MKCSIFPLLFPKIDSPHPQKSLLLFSPFYFPKPFLPYPDSLYLAPNFPKLATLYISSKGCSRRRSRTSRSSGTGLELAVWDKKMVHAQFNWYWYHVPTFAPYKVEGLFLPLILAHGSSKQSAKTILIVLQSLTPYGQSVFRILAEYQLSHPNDEGMAIDNLYSISRERFLVSSQQHELPHKDGLRPSKNRKEKERQAMENSSSSSELQKLIEAIKISEVVKGRTELIAKLADLHLSEQFDVKSATCIAVAVYLFVKREKNILDNLETLLQEKDI, from the exons ATGAAATGTTCTATTTTTCCCCTTCTTTTTCCCAAAATCGATTCCCCCCATCCCCAgaaatctcttcttcttttttccccatTTTATTTTCCCAAACCATTTCTCCCCTACCCCGATTCTCTTTATCTTGCCCCCAATTTCCCCAAATTGGCAACCCTCTACATCTCCTCAAAGGGTTGTAGCAGAAGGAGGTCTCGAACTAGCAGGTCAAGTGGTACAGGTCTCGAACTAGCAG TGTGGGACAAGAAGATGGTTCATGCACAATTTAACTGGTACTGGTATCATGTTCCTACGTTTGCACCGTACAAGGTCGAGGGGCTCTTTTTACCTTTGATTCTCGCACACGGCAGTAGTAAACAGAGTGCCAAAACAATTTTGATCGTTTTACAGAGTTTAACCCCATACGGTCAAAGTGTGTTCCGGATCCTCGCTGAATATCAATTGTCTCATCCCAATGATGAAG GAATGGCAATAGATAATCTGTACTCCATCTCTCGAGAGCGGTTCCTCGTAAGCAGCCAG CAACACGAACTACCCCACAAGGACGGCCTCCGTCCAAGTAAAAACAG aaaagaaaaggaaagacaAGCGATGGAGAACTCAAGTTCCAGCAGCGAGCTGCAGAAGCTCATAGaagccataaaaatttcagag GTGGTAAAAGGCCGGACGGAACTGATTGCCAAATTAGCAGATTTACATTTATCTGAGCAATTTGATGTGAA gtCTGCGACTTGTATTGCGGTGGCGgtttatttatttgtgaaaagagagaaa
- the LOC107914740 gene encoding uncharacterized protein isoform X1 — MKCSIFPLLFPKIDSPHPQKSLLLFSPFYFPKPFLPYPDSLYLAPNFPKLATLYISSKGCSRRRSRTSRSSGTGLELAVWDKKMVHAQFNWYWYHVPTFAPYKVEGLFLPLILAHGSSKQSAKTILIVLQSLTPYGQSVFRILAEYQLSHPNDEGMAIDNLYSISRERFLVSSQQHELPHKDGLRPSKNRKEKERQAMENSSSSSELQKLIEAIKISEVVKGRTELIAKLADLHLSEQFDVKSATCIAVAVYLFVKREKNILVKDNLETLLQEKDI; from the exons ATGAAATGTTCTATTTTTCCCCTTCTTTTTCCCAAAATCGATTCCCCCCATCCCCAgaaatctcttcttcttttttccccatTTTATTTTCCCAAACCATTTCTCCCCTACCCCGATTCTCTTTATCTTGCCCCCAATTTCCCCAAATTGGCAACCCTCTACATCTCCTCAAAGGGTTGTAGCAGAAGGAGGTCTCGAACTAGCAGGTCAAGTGGTACAGGTCTCGAACTAGCAG TGTGGGACAAGAAGATGGTTCATGCACAATTTAACTGGTACTGGTATCATGTTCCTACGTTTGCACCGTACAAGGTCGAGGGGCTCTTTTTACCTTTGATTCTCGCACACGGCAGTAGTAAACAGAGTGCCAAAACAATTTTGATCGTTTTACAGAGTTTAACCCCATACGGTCAAAGTGTGTTCCGGATCCTCGCTGAATATCAATTGTCTCATCCCAATGATGAAG GAATGGCAATAGATAATCTGTACTCCATCTCTCGAGAGCGGTTCCTCGTAAGCAGCCAG CAACACGAACTACCCCACAAGGACGGCCTCCGTCCAAGTAAAAACAG aaaagaaaaggaaagacaAGCGATGGAGAACTCAAGTTCCAGCAGCGAGCTGCAGAAGCTCATAGaagccataaaaatttcagag GTGGTAAAAGGCCGGACGGAACTGATTGCCAAATTAGCAGATTTACATTTATCTGAGCAATTTGATGTGAA gtCTGCGACTTGTATTGCGGTGGCGgtttatttatttgtgaaaagagagaaa
- the LOC107914740 gene encoding origin of replication complex subunit 2 isoform X3, with protein sequence MVHAQFNWYWYHVPTFAPYKVEGLFLPLILAHGSSKQSAKTILIVLQSLTPYGQSVFRILAEYQLSHPNDEGMAIDNLYSISRERFLVSSQQHELPHKDGLRPSKNRKEKERQAMENSSSSSELQKLIEAIKISEVVKGRTELIAKLADLHLSEQFDVKSATCIAVAVYLFVKREKNILVKDNLETLLQEKDI encoded by the exons ATGGTTCATGCACAATTTAACTGGTACTGGTATCATGTTCCTACGTTTGCACCGTACAAGGTCGAGGGGCTCTTTTTACCTTTGATTCTCGCACACGGCAGTAGTAAACAGAGTGCCAAAACAATTTTGATCGTTTTACAGAGTTTAACCCCATACGGTCAAAGTGTGTTCCGGATCCTCGCTGAATATCAATTGTCTCATCCCAATGATGAAG GAATGGCAATAGATAATCTGTACTCCATCTCTCGAGAGCGGTTCCTCGTAAGCAGCCAG CAACACGAACTACCCCACAAGGACGGCCTCCGTCCAAGTAAAAACAG aaaagaaaaggaaagacaAGCGATGGAGAACTCAAGTTCCAGCAGCGAGCTGCAGAAGCTCATAGaagccataaaaatttcagag GTGGTAAAAGGCCGGACGGAACTGATTGCCAAATTAGCAGATTTACATTTATCTGAGCAATTTGATGTGAA gtCTGCGACTTGTATTGCGGTGGCGgtttatttatttgtgaaaagagagaaa